The following are encoded in a window of Gossypium raimondii isolate GPD5lz chromosome 13, ASM2569854v1, whole genome shotgun sequence genomic DNA:
- the LOC105784107 gene encoding proliferating cell nuclear antigen: MLELRLVQGSLLKKVLEAIKDLVNDANFDCSATGFSLQAMDSSHVALVALLLRSEGFEHYRCDRNLSMGMNLNNMSKMMKCAGNDDIITIKADDGSDTVTFMFESPTQDKISDFEMKLMDIDSEHLGIPEAEYQSIVRMPSAEFARICKDLASIGDTVVISVTKEGVKFSTRGDIGTANIVLRQNTTVDKPEEATIIEMNEPVSLTFALRYMNSFTKATPLSSTVTISLSSELPVVVEYKIAEMGHIRFYLAPKIEEDEDETNPKG, encoded by the exons ATGCTAGAGCTTAGGCTAGTTCAAGGTTCGCTTCTGAAGAAAGTATTGGAAGCGATTAAGGACTTGGTCAACGATGCGAACTTTGACTGTTCGGCGACCGGATTCTCATTGCAAGCCATGGATTCAAGCCACGTGGCTTTGGTGGCTCTGCTGCTCAGATCGGAAGGTTTCGAGCACTATCGTTGCGATAGGAACCTTTCCATGGGGATGAATCTCAATAACATGTCTAAGATGATGAAATGTGCTGGTAATGATGATATCATCACAATCAAGGCTGATGATGGCAGTGATACTGTTACTTTCATGTTCGAAAGTCCCA CACAAGACAAGATATCGGATTTTGAGATGAAGCTGATGGATATTGATAGTGAACACCTTGGGATTCCAGAGGCAGAGTATCAATCTATTGTGAGGATGCCTTCAGCTGAGTTTGCTAGGATTTGTAAAGATCTTGCTAGCATTGGTGATACTG TTGTTATCTCTGTAACCAAGGAAGGTGTGAAATTTTCCACAAGAGGTGATATCGGAACTGCTAATATCGTTCTCAGGCAAAATACCACGGTAGACAAA CCTGAAGAAGCGACTATCATAGAGATGAACGAGCCCGTTTCATTGACATTTGCATTGAGGTACATGAATTCATTTACAAAAGCAACTCCATTGTCGAGTACGGTGACGATTAGCTTATCTTCGGAATTGCCAGTTGTGGTTGAGTACAAGATAGCTGAAATGGGTCATATTAGGTTTTACTTGGCACCCAAGATTGAAGAGGATGAAGATGAGACTAACCCAAAAGGTtaa
- the LOC105783640 gene encoding cytosolic enolase 3 isoform X1 — MSVQEYLDKHMLSRKIEDAVNAAVRAKTPDPVLFISNHMKKAVSSVITKVKARQILDSRGIPTVEVELYTNKGVFRASVPCGDSTGMYEAVELRDGDKGTYLGNAVTKAVKNINEKISEALVGMDPTVQLQIDQAMIDLDKTEKKSELGANAILAVSIAACRAGAAEKEVPLYKHIADLSGKTNAILPVPAFTVISGGKHSGNSLPVQQDIMILPTGAVRFEEALQMGSETYHHLKAVITEKYGANGCNVGEDGGFVPDISSVREGLDIVREAIGRTGYNDKIKIGIGVAATEFCIGTKYDLEFKSPNKSGQNFKSGEDMIQMYKDLCIDYPIASIEDPFDKEDWEHSKRFCGLGLCQVVGDDLLMSNPKRIERAIHESACNSLLLKINQIGTVTEAVDVVKMAKEAHWGVVVSQRFGETNDCFIADLAVALGAGQIKAGAPCRGERVAKYNQLLRIEQELSDQAVYAGEDWRL, encoded by the exons atgtcgGTTCAAGAGTACCTCGACAAGCATATGCTCTCTCGCAAAATCGAAGACGCCGTCAATGCCGCTGTTCGAGCTAAAACTCCGGATCCCGTCCTCTTCATC TCTAATCATATGAAAAAAGCGGTTTCTTCAGTGATAACGAAGGTAAAAGCTCGGCAGATTCTCGATAGTAGAGGGATTCCTACTGTTGAAGTTGAGTTGTACACTAACAAAGGGGTGTTCCGTGCTTCTGTTCCTTGCGGCGACTCTACTGGAAT GTATGAGGCTGTTGAACTGAGAGATGGAGATAAGGGAACATACCTTGGAAATGCTGTAACAAAAGCTGTTAAGAACATCAATGAGAAAATATCTGAAGCATTGGTTGGTATGGATCCAACAGTTCAGCTTCAGATCGATCAGGCCATGATAGACTTGGACAAGACAGAAAAGAAG AGTGAACTTGGAGCAAATGCTATATTAGCTGTGTCTATTGCTGCATGCAGAGCTGGGGCTGCTGAAAAGGAG GTTCCACTTTACAAACACATAGCTGATCTTTCTGGTAAAACGAATGCAATCCTTCCAGTCCCTGCCTTCACAGTTATCAGTGGCGGAAAACATTCTGGAAATAGTCTGCCTGTTCAG CAGGACATTATGATTCTCCCAACAGGAGCAGTCAGATTTGAGGAAGCTTTACAAATGGGCTCTGAGACCTATCATCACTTGAAG GCTgttattacagaaaaatacGGTGCAAATGGGTGTAATGTTGGTGAAGATGGTGGCTTTGTTCCTGACATATCCAG TGTAAGAGAAGGATTGGATATTGTCCGAGAAGCTATTGGCAGAACAGGGTATAATGACAAAATAAAGATAGGAATTGGTGTTGCAGCTACTGAATTTTGCATAG GTACAAAGTATGATTTAGAATTCAAATCTCCAAATAAATCTGGGCAAAATTTCAAGTCAGGAGAGGATATGATTCAGATGTACAAAGACCTTTGCATTG ATTACCCAATTGCTTCTATTGAAGATCCCTTTGACAAGGAAGATTGGGAACACAGCAAACGTTTTTGCGGTCTTGGACTATGTCAG GTGGTGGGGGATGACTTATTGATGTCAAATCCAAAGCGCATTGAGAGAGCAATACATGAATCTGCTTGCAACTCTCTTCTTCTCAAG ATAAATCAGATTGGAACCGTGACAGAGGCTGTTGACGTGGTAAAAATGGCAAAGGAAGCCCACTGGGGAGTGGTGGTATCTCAAAGATTTGGGGAAACTAATGATTGTTTCATTGCGGATTTAGCAGTCGCACTTGGCGCAGGTCAGATCAAAGCAGGGGCTCCTTGCCGAGGAGAGCGAGTGGCTAAGTACAACCAG TTGCTTCGCATCGAACAAGAACTCAGTGATCAAGCAGTGTATGCGGGCGAAGACTGGAGATTATAA
- the LOC105783640 gene encoding cytosolic enolase 3 isoform X2 — protein sequence MSVQEYLDKHMLSRKIEDAVNAAVRAKTPDPVLFISNHMKKAVSSVITKVKARQILDSRGIPTVEVELYTNKGVFRASVPCGDSTGMYEAVELRDGDKGTYLGNAVTKAVKNINEKISEALVGMDPTVQLQIDQAMIDLDKTEKKSELGANAILAVSIAACRAGAAEKEVPLYKHIADLSGKTNAILPVPAFTVISGGKHSGNSLPVQDIMILPTGAVRFEEALQMGSETYHHLKAVITEKYGANGCNVGEDGGFVPDISSVREGLDIVREAIGRTGYNDKIKIGIGVAATEFCIGTKYDLEFKSPNKSGQNFKSGEDMIQMYKDLCIDYPIASIEDPFDKEDWEHSKRFCGLGLCQVVGDDLLMSNPKRIERAIHESACNSLLLKINQIGTVTEAVDVVKMAKEAHWGVVVSQRFGETNDCFIADLAVALGAGQIKAGAPCRGERVAKYNQLLRIEQELSDQAVYAGEDWRL from the exons atgtcgGTTCAAGAGTACCTCGACAAGCATATGCTCTCTCGCAAAATCGAAGACGCCGTCAATGCCGCTGTTCGAGCTAAAACTCCGGATCCCGTCCTCTTCATC TCTAATCATATGAAAAAAGCGGTTTCTTCAGTGATAACGAAGGTAAAAGCTCGGCAGATTCTCGATAGTAGAGGGATTCCTACTGTTGAAGTTGAGTTGTACACTAACAAAGGGGTGTTCCGTGCTTCTGTTCCTTGCGGCGACTCTACTGGAAT GTATGAGGCTGTTGAACTGAGAGATGGAGATAAGGGAACATACCTTGGAAATGCTGTAACAAAAGCTGTTAAGAACATCAATGAGAAAATATCTGAAGCATTGGTTGGTATGGATCCAACAGTTCAGCTTCAGATCGATCAGGCCATGATAGACTTGGACAAGACAGAAAAGAAG AGTGAACTTGGAGCAAATGCTATATTAGCTGTGTCTATTGCTGCATGCAGAGCTGGGGCTGCTGAAAAGGAG GTTCCACTTTACAAACACATAGCTGATCTTTCTGGTAAAACGAATGCAATCCTTCCAGTCCCTGCCTTCACAGTTATCAGTGGCGGAAAACATTCTGGAAATAGTCTGCCTGTTCAG GACATTATGATTCTCCCAACAGGAGCAGTCAGATTTGAGGAAGCTTTACAAATGGGCTCTGAGACCTATCATCACTTGAAG GCTgttattacagaaaaatacGGTGCAAATGGGTGTAATGTTGGTGAAGATGGTGGCTTTGTTCCTGACATATCCAG TGTAAGAGAAGGATTGGATATTGTCCGAGAAGCTATTGGCAGAACAGGGTATAATGACAAAATAAAGATAGGAATTGGTGTTGCAGCTACTGAATTTTGCATAG GTACAAAGTATGATTTAGAATTCAAATCTCCAAATAAATCTGGGCAAAATTTCAAGTCAGGAGAGGATATGATTCAGATGTACAAAGACCTTTGCATTG ATTACCCAATTGCTTCTATTGAAGATCCCTTTGACAAGGAAGATTGGGAACACAGCAAACGTTTTTGCGGTCTTGGACTATGTCAG GTGGTGGGGGATGACTTATTGATGTCAAATCCAAAGCGCATTGAGAGAGCAATACATGAATCTGCTTGCAACTCTCTTCTTCTCAAG ATAAATCAGATTGGAACCGTGACAGAGGCTGTTGACGTGGTAAAAATGGCAAAGGAAGCCCACTGGGGAGTGGTGGTATCTCAAAGATTTGGGGAAACTAATGATTGTTTCATTGCGGATTTAGCAGTCGCACTTGGCGCAGGTCAGATCAAAGCAGGGGCTCCTTGCCGAGGAGAGCGAGTGGCTAAGTACAACCAG TTGCTTCGCATCGAACAAGAACTCAGTGATCAAGCAGTGTATGCGGGCGAAGACTGGAGATTATAA
- the LOC105781739 gene encoding LOW QUALITY PROTEIN: uncharacterized protein LOC105781739 (The sequence of the model RefSeq protein was modified relative to this genomic sequence to represent the inferred CDS: deleted 1 base in 1 codon): MGVNLNVDCYVDTAIIVVSGTWRIRCVMGSRSCDCLIAVPMGNQGSILGVEVDLPTKSYVTELIGEQQSRGIGKIARPEDGGFLKPHIFTLTIPQIDGGTNISIKIRWSQMLSYKAGRFSLTVPFCFPEYVTPAIKKISKKEKIELNVNSSVANGILCKATSHPLKEIRRHEGKFSFLYEAEIFKWSNTDFRFSYSVSSGNIFGGILLQSLYDYDQRDMFCIYLFPGSEQNRKVFKKEVVFVVDISESMQGRPLESTKSAISAALSKLSPEDSFNIIAFSNEAFQFSASMELASKDAIERATVWISMKYTVGGSTNLFIPLEKAADMLSNTRGSIPMIFLVTDGSVEDERNICHWMQKRLTNQGVLCPSIHTFGIDSFCNHYFLRMLAMIGQGEYGAAFDLDSVKVQMNKLFSKGLSTVLANITIDAFDDCEEIEVYSSRIPDLSLESPLTIYGRYEGSFPDNLKVKGILGDLSSFTMDLKIRRAKDIPLDSVLARRQIDLLTTQAWFSENKRLEEKVAKLSIQTCNISEYTRMTLLEKNKMLKALKHFGAWKKKGDPQKIVESEPPEMILLQRLSVGFGDLIATAENIRPGSQEPELPEVAKIFIKTTSNYFGGIRNRWCCMGCIRCCSKMNNQCATTLTQL, translated from the exons ATGGGTGTCAATTTAAACGTGGATTGTTACGTGGATACTGCTATTATTGTAGTTTCAGGTACGTGGAGGATTCGTTGCGTTATGGGTAGCCGTTCTTGTGATTGTCTTATTGCTGTCCCTATGGGTAACCAG GGTTCAATTCTAGGTGTTGAAGTTGATCTTCCTACAAAATCTTATGTTACTGAACTGATTGGAGAACAACAAAGTAGGGGCATTGGAAAGATAGCAAGACCAGAAGATGGAGGATTTTTGAAGCctcatatatttactttaacGATACCGCAG ATCGATGGTGGTACTAATATTTCGATTAAGATTCGTTGGTCTCAGATGTTGTCGTATAAGGCGGGCCGGTTTTCGTTGACTGTACCGTTTTGTTTTCCGGAGTATGTTACCCCTGCTATAAAGAAAATTTCGAAGAAGGAAAAGATAGAATTGAATGTGAACTCTAGTGTAGCAAATGGAATCTTGTGCAAGGCAACTAGTCATCCTTTGAAG GAAATAAGACGGCATGAAGGGAAGTTCAGTTTCTTATATGAAGCTGAAATTTTCAAATGGTCGAATACTGACTTCCGCTTCTCATATAGT GTTTCTTCCGGTAACATATTTGGAGGCATACTTTTGCAGTCTCTATATGATTACGACCAAAGGGATATGTTCTGTATTTATCTTTTCCCTGGAAGTGAGCAGAATAGGAAG GTGTTCAAAAAGGAAGTCGTATTTGTTGTTGATATAAGTGAAAGCATGCAAGGGAGACCACTCGAGAGTACCAAGAGTGCAATATCTGCAGCCCTTTCTAAGCTCAGTCCAGAAGATTCGTTTAACATTATAGCTTTTAGTAATGAGGCTTTTCAATTTTCAGCATCCATGGAGTTGGCTTCGAAGGACGCGATTGAAAGGGCCACTGTTTGGATTAGTATGAAATATACCGTGGGGGGCAGTACAAATTTGTTTATTCCACTGGAAAAG GCGGCTGACATGCTATCAAACACTCGAGGTTCAATTCCTATGATTTTTCTTGTTACTGATGGGTCTGTCGAAGATGAGAGAAACATTTGTCACTGGATGCAAAAGCGTTTAACAAATCAAGGAGTGTTATGTCCATCCATCCATACTTTCGGCAT AGATTCATTCTGTAATCATTATTTCCTGCGCATGCTTGCCATGATTGGCCAGGGGGAATATGGTGCTGCTTTCGATTTAG aTTCTGTTAAGGTTCagatgaataaattatttagcaAAGGTTTATCTACTGTTCTCGCAAACATCACCATTGATGCATTTGATGATTGTGAAGAAATAGAG GTGTACTCTTCACGGATTCCTGACCTTTCACTTGAAAGTCCATTGACCATATACGGGAGGTACGAGGGCAGTTTTCCCGACAACCTTAAAGTTAAAGGTATATTAGGTGATTTGAGTAGCTTTACAATGGACTTGAAGATACGGAGGGCTAAGGATATACCTCTTGACAGC GTGTTAGCAAGACGGCAGATTGAT CTGCTAACAACTCAGGCTTGGTTTTCAGAAAATAAACGGCTCGAGGAGAAG GTTGCAAAGTTGAGCATACAGACTTGCAACATCTCCGAGTATACCCGAATGACCCTTctcgagaaaaataaaatgctcAAAGCCCTGAAACATTTTGGAGCTTGGAAG AAGAAAGGTGATCCACAGAAAATCGTGGAATCCGAACCGCCCGAAATGATACTGCTTCAAAGACTTTCAGTTGGCTTCGGTGACCTGATTGCAACTGCCGAAAACATTCGTCCTGGATCTCAAGAACCAGAATTGCCCGAAGTTGCCAAGATATTTATTAAGACAACCTCGAATTACTTCGGTGGGATACGTAATCGATGGTGTTGCATGGGCTGCATCCGGTGTTGTTCGAAGATGAATAATCAATGTGCCACCACGCTAACACAGCTATGA
- the LOC105783702 gene encoding tubulin beta-2 chain produces MREILHIQGGQCGNQIGAKFWEVICAEHGIDPTGRYNGDLDLQLERINVYYNESSCGRFVPRAVLMDLEPGTMDSIRSGPVGQIFRPDNFVFGQSGAGNNWAKGHYTEGAELIDSVLDVVRKEAENCDCLQGFQVCHSLGGGTGSGMGTLLISKIREEYPDRMMLTFSVFPSPKVSDTVVEPYNATLSVHQLVENADECMVLDNEALYDICFRTLKLSNPSFGDLNHLISATMSGVTCCLRFPGQLNSDLRKLAVNLIPFPRLHFFMVGFAPLTSRGSQQYQALTVPELTQQMWDAKNMMCAADPRHGRYLTASAMFRGKMSTKEVDEQMLNVQNKNSSYFVEWIPNNVKSTVCDIPPTGLKMASTFIGNSTSIQEMFRRVSEQFTAMFRRKAFLHWYTGEGMDEMEFTEAESNMNDLVSEYQQYQDATVDEEEEYEEEGAEYE; encoded by the exons ATGCGTGAAATCCTTCATATTCAAGGCGGCCAATGCGGCAACCAAATCGGCGCCAAGTTCTGGGAAGTTATATGTGCGGAACACGGCATAGATCCAACGGGGCGTTACAATGGAGATTTGGATCTTCAACTCGAGAGGATCAATGTTTACTACAATGAATCCAGTTGTGGTAGGTTCGTTCCTCGTGCTGTTCTTATGGATCTTGAGCCTGGGACCATGGATAGCATTAGATCTGGTCCGGTTGGTCAGATTTTCAGACCGGACAACTTCGTGTTTGGTCAGTCCGGTGCCGGTAATAACTGGGCTAAAGGGCATTATACTGAAGGTGCTGAGTTGATTGATTCTGTTCTTGATGTTGTACGGAAAGAAGCTGAAAATTGCGATTGTCTTCAAG GATTTCAGGTTTGTCATTCATTGGGAGGTGGAACTGGATCTGGAATGGGAACACTTTTGATTTCGAAGATAAGGGAAGAATACCCAGATCGGATGATGTTAACTTTCTCGGTTTTCCCATCTCCTAAGGTCTCTGATACGGTTGTGGAGCCTTACAATGCTACATTATCTGTTCATCAACTGGTTGAAAATGCTGATGAGTGTATGGTTCTTGACAATGAAGCCTTGTATGACATTTGTTTCCGTACACTTAAGCTCTCCAATCCCAGCT TTGGTGATCTGAATCATCTAATATCTGCAACAATGTCTGGAGTTACTTGCTGCTTACGTTTCCCTGGCCAACTCAACTCCGATCTTCGAAAACTCGCCGTAAATCTCATCCCATTCCCTCGTCTTCACTTCTTCATGGTCGGTTTTGCTCCACTCACTTCAAGAGGCTCCCAACAATACCAAGCTCTAACTGTCCCCGAACTCACTCAACAAATGTGGGATGCAAAGAACATGATGTGCGCAGCCGATCCTCGACACGGCCGGTACTTAACCGCATCAGCTATGTTCCGTGGTAAAATGAGCACCAAGGAAGTAGATGAACAAATGCTAAACGTTCAAAACAAGAACTCATCCTACTTTGTTGAATGGATTCCCAACAACGTGAaatcaaccgtgtgtgacatcCCACCAACCGGTCTCAAGATGGCATCGACATTCATTGGGAACTCAACGTCAATACAAGAGATGTTTAGGCGTGTGAGCGAACAATTTACGGCTATGTTTCGAAGGAAGGCTTTCTTGCATTGGTATACAGGTGAAGGCATGGATGAAATGGAATTTACTGAAGCAGAGAGTAATATGAATGATTTGGTATCAGAGTATCAACAGTATCAAGATGCAACagttgatgaagaagaagagtatGAAGAAGAAGGAGCTGAATATGAAtga
- the LOC105781740 gene encoding LOW QUALITY PROTEIN: beta-galactosidase 15-like (The sequence of the model RefSeq protein was modified relative to this genomic sequence to represent the inferred CDS: inserted 1 base in 1 codon; substituted 1 base at 1 genomic stop codon) — protein sequence MNIFNLLFTAFIFSFILFHSNALNVTHDSRSIIIDGNHRIILSGSIHYPRSTAQMWSDLIRKAKEGGLDAVETYVFWNAHEPARRQYDFSGNLDLIRFLKTIQDQGLYAILRIGPYTCAEWNYGGFPVWLHNMPGVSLRTKNDVFMNEMKNFTTLIVDMVXKEKLFASQGGNIILAXVENEYGNVMEPYGDEGKSYINWCAQMADSLDIGVPWIMCQQAAPPKPMLETCNGWYCDEYKPKDPNTPKLWTENWTGWFKSWGGADPFRTAEDLAYSVARFFQKGGTLQNYYMYHGGTNFGRTSGGPYITTTYDYNAPLDEYGNLNQPKWGHLKQLHDVLHSIEYILTNGEVKNEKLSNLVMATIYQTKEKSSCFLSNTNTKIDANVNFGGINYFVPAWSISILPDCREEAYNTAKVSSQTSLMVKKLNKAEDEPNSLKWMWRPELIESTSVQGRGDVSVNKIVDQKDMANDASDYLWYMTSIDVAKDDPMLNGTVTLRVNDTGHVLHAFFNGEYIGSQWSKYGNNNVTYVFERNIEPSPGKNLISLLSVTVGLKNYGPMFDLVGAGITSPIELVLNKNDVKDLSSNKWIYKVGLNGISNKFFDTDCASKSSSKWVSDPISIDRNFTWYKTTFKAPLGNKPVVVDLLGLGKGMAWVNGHSLGRYWPSYIADKQLCKTETCDYRGRYSDSKCVSKCGEPTQRWYHVPRSFLKDGENTLVLFEEFGGNPSGIQFQTVEIGSVCINTHEGKEVELSCQDRPISKIKFASFGSPQGVCGSFDKSESDSEVDALSILEKECLGKESCSFKITEDKFGRPSCEVKKLAVEAVCEDFTF from the exons ATGAATATATTCAATCTTTTATTTActgcttttattttttctttcatcctATTTCATTCGAATGCGCTTAATGTCACTCATGATTCAAGATCCATTATAATTGATGGAAATCATAGAATTATCCTTTCGGGTTCGATTCATTATCCGAGAAGTACTGCTCAG atGTGGTCGGATCTTATAAGAAAAGCCAAAGAAGGTGGATTGGATGCGGTTGAAACATATGTATTTTGGAATGCACATGAGCCAGCTCGTCGTCAATATGATTTTAGTGGAAATCTTGATCTTATTCGATTTCTTAAAACGATTCAAGACCAAGGTTTATATGCAATTCTTCGAATTGGACCGTATACCTGTGCTGAGTGGAATTATgg aggCTTTCCTGTATGGTTGCATAACATGCCTGGAGTTTCTCTCCGTACTAAAAACGATGTCtttatg aatgaaatgaaaaactTTACAACATTGATAGTTGATATGG AAAAAGAGAAACTATTTGCATCTCAAGGAGGAAATATCATTCTAGCTTAG gttgAGAATGAATATGGAAATGTTATGGAACCATATGGAGATGAGGggaaatcatatattaattgGTGTGCCCAAATGGCTGATTCTCTTGATATTGGTGTCCCGTGGATCATGTGTCAACAAGCTGCTCCACCAAAGCCTATg CTGGAGACATGCAATGGTTGGTATTGTGATGAATACAAACCAAAAGACCCTAATACCCCTAAATTGTGGACCGAAAATTGGACTGGATG gTTTAAGAGTTGGGGTGGTGCAGACCCTTTTAGAACAGCAGAAGATCTTGCTTACTCTGTTGCTCGATTTTTCCAAAAGGGTGGTACACTACAAAATTATTACATG tATCATGGTGGTACCAATTTTGGTAGAACTTCTGGTGGCCCATATATTACCACTACATATGATTATAATGCACCTCTCGATGAATATG gaAATTTGAATCAACCAAAATGGGGACATTTGAAGCAGCTTCATGATGTTTTACATTCCATTGAGTATATTCTTACAAATGGAgaagttaaaaatgaaaaactcaGCAATTTAGTCATg gCTACTATTTATCAAACAAAGGAGAAATCAAGTTGCTTTTTGAGCAATacaaataccaaaatagatGCAAATGTCAACTTCGGAGGCATTAATTACTTTGTTCCAGCATGGTCTATTAGTATCCTTCCAGATTGTAGGGAGGAAGCATATAATACCGCTAAG gttTCTTCTCAAACTTCATTGATGGTTAAGAAATTGAACAAAGCTGAAGATGAACCGAATTCTTTGAAATGGATGTGGCGACCCGAGTTGATTGAATCTACTTCTGTTCAAGGAAGGGGAGATGTTTCTGTTAACAAGATTGTTGATCAAAAGGATATGGCAAATGATGCTAGTGATTATTTGTGGTATATGACAAG TATTGATGTTGCAAAAGATGATCCCATGTTGAATGGAACAGTGACACTTCGTGTCAATGATACTGGTCATGTTCTTCATGCTTTTTTCAATGGAGAATATATCG GTTCTCAATGGTCAAAATATGGTAACAACAATGTGACATATGTTTTTGAGAGGAACATCGAGCCATCCCCTGGGAAAAACTTGATATCATTACTTAGTGTCACTGTTGGATTAAag AACTATGGTCCAATGTTTGATCTGGTTGGAGCTGGAATTACATCACCAATTGAGTTAGTTTTGAACAAAAATGACGTCAAGGATTTGTCATCAAATAAATGGATATATAAAGTTGGTTTGAATGGGATTTCGAACAAGTTTTTCGACACAGATTGTGCttcaaaatcatcatccaaATGGGTCTCCGACCCTATTTCGATTGACAGGAACTTCACTTGGTACAAG aCAACATTCAAAGCTCCGTTGGGGAATAAACCAGTTGTTGTGGATTTACTAGGTTTAGGAAAGGGCATGGCTTGGGTGAATGGTCATAGCCTTGGTAGATATTGGCCATCTTATATAGCTGATAAGCAGCTTTGCAAGACAGAGACTTGTGATTATCGTGGTAGATATAGTGATAGTAAATGTGTCTCTAAGTGCGGTGAACCTACCCAAAGATG gTACCATGTTCCTCGATCATTTCTTAAAGACGGTGAGAACACTTTGGTATTGTTTGAGGAATTTGGTGGTAATCCTTCCGGTATACAATTCCAAACCGTTGAAATCGGATCGGTTTGCATAAATACTCACGAAGGAAAAGAAGTGGAATTATCATGCCAAGATCGACCAATTTCAAAGATTAAGTTTGCTAGTTTTGGTAGTCCACAAGGTGTGTGTGGATCATTTGACAAAAGTGAATCTGATTCGGAAGTGGATGCTTTATCAATTCTTGAAAAG GAATGCCTGGGTAAAGAATCGTGCTCCTTCAAAATCACTGAAGATAAATTTGGAAGACCTTCTTGTGAAGTCAAAAAATTAGCCGTGGAAGCCGTTTGTGaagattttactttttaa